In one window of Bdellovibrio bacteriovorus W DNA:
- a CDS encoding dihydrolipoamide dehydrogenase, E3 subunit (COG1249 Pyruvate/2-oxoglutarate dehydrogenase complex, dihydrolipoamide dehydrogenase (E3) component, and related enzymes), which yields MAQNFDVVVIGAGPGGYVAAIRSAQHGFKTAIIEREFLGGVCLNVGCIPSKAMITATHLLHKAQHGFAEMGLNIKGGIDVDMKKLVTWKQSVSDKMAGGVNQLLKGNGVTIISGEAEFKSSKEITVKSSKGTESVQAKHFVVATGSRPIEIPGFKFDEKDICSSTGALAFDTIPKRVAVIGGGYIGLEISSYLRKLGTEVTVIEAQSSLLAGVVDPDCAQVVTRKLKKDGVNVIYGAKAKSQKKVKSGYEVTVEINGKDEVIPCDKILVTVGRRPNGDQANLKAAGIQVDERGFVKVDAQRRTTVSNIFAIGDICGQPMLAHKASHEGVLVADVIAGQNRVYDAKTVPAVVFTDPEIASAGMTEDEAKKKGFTDLLIGKFPFAANGRAVSMSETDGFVKMIADKKTNIILGVHIVGPEASNLISEAVLAIEMGARLEDLSLSIHPHPTLGETMMEAAEATLGHAIHIIQRPLRK from the coding sequence ATGGCTCAGAATTTTGACGTTGTAGTAATTGGTGCAGGACCTGGCGGATACGTAGCAGCTATCCGCTCTGCTCAGCATGGTTTTAAAACAGCAATCATCGAAAGAGAATTTCTTGGTGGCGTGTGCTTAAACGTAGGATGTATTCCTTCAAAAGCGATGATCACTGCTACTCATTTACTTCATAAAGCTCAACACGGCTTCGCCGAAATGGGTTTGAACATTAAAGGTGGAATTGATGTAGATATGAAGAAGCTAGTCACTTGGAAACAATCTGTTTCTGATAAAATGGCTGGCGGCGTGAATCAACTTCTAAAAGGAAATGGCGTAACTATCATTTCTGGAGAAGCTGAATTCAAAAGCTCTAAAGAAATCACTGTGAAATCTTCTAAAGGCACAGAGTCTGTCCAAGCGAAACACTTCGTTGTAGCTACAGGTTCTCGCCCGATTGAAATCCCAGGTTTCAAATTTGACGAAAAAGATATCTGCTCTTCTACAGGCGCTTTAGCATTCGATACTATTCCAAAACGCGTTGCTGTTATTGGTGGTGGCTATATCGGTCTAGAGATCTCTTCTTACCTACGTAAATTAGGTACTGAAGTAACTGTGATTGAAGCTCAGTCTTCATTACTTGCAGGCGTTGTTGATCCAGATTGCGCGCAAGTAGTGACTCGCAAGCTTAAAAAAGATGGCGTAAATGTTATCTACGGAGCTAAAGCAAAATCTCAGAAAAAAGTAAAATCAGGTTACGAAGTTACTGTTGAGATTAACGGTAAAGATGAAGTTATCCCTTGCGATAAGATCCTCGTAACTGTGGGTCGTCGTCCAAATGGTGACCAAGCAAATCTAAAAGCAGCTGGCATCCAAGTGGATGAGCGTGGTTTCGTTAAAGTAGATGCTCAAAGACGCACAACCGTTAGCAACATCTTTGCTATCGGTGATATCTGTGGCCAACCAATGCTTGCGCACAAAGCATCCCACGAAGGTGTTTTAGTTGCAGACGTTATTGCCGGACAAAATCGCGTATATGACGCTAAAACAGTTCCAGCAGTTGTGTTTACAGATCCAGAAATCGCTTCTGCGGGTATGACTGAAGACGAAGCTAAGAAAAAAGGATTCACAGATCTATTGATCGGTAAATTCCCGTTCGCAGCTAATGGTCGTGCCGTGAGCATGTCTGAAACAGATGGTTTTGTGAAAATGATCGCTGACAAAAAGACGAACATCATTTTGGGCGTTCACATCGTAGGACCTGAGGCTTCAAACTTAATTTCTGAAGCGGTTCTAGCTATCGAAATGGGTGCTCGCCTTGAGGACTTGTCTCTATCTATCCACCCTCATCCAACTCTGGGTGAGACAATGATGGAAGCGGCTGAAGCGACTCTAGGACACGCCATCCATATCATTCAAAGACCTTTACGTAAGTAG
- a CDS encoding pyruvate dehydrogenase E2 (COG0508 Pyruvate/2-oxoglutarate dehydrogenase complex, dihydrolipoamide acyltransferase (E2) component, and related enzymes) has product MATDVKLPELGEGVSEGELVQWLVKPGDSVKADQPIAEVLTDKATVEVPTPVAGVVKEVKFKAGDVITVGSTMITLDGAAPAKAAAAAAAAPAPAATTSTPAPAAPAAANGKAQDIKLPELGEGVSEGELVNWLVKPGDSVKADQPIAEVLTDKATVEVPTPVAGTVKDLMFKSGDVIKVGSTMITLIGGGSAPAATAPAAPAPAPVAATPAAIAPVAASTSTATSGIFPPVADSKVLATPATRRLAREIGVDINALSGTGLAGRVTREDVLAAQGKAPAKAAAPAAAASMTIPKPAYTGPVGAAENRVPLIGIRKRIAENMQRSKHVIPHFTIMDEAKVDSLVAMRESLKEHAEKHGTKITYLPIVIKAMVATIREFPMFNASIDDAAGEIVYKNYFNIGFAADTPNGLVVPVIKDADRKNILEISKEILDLSKRARDGKLKPDEMKGATITVTNIGSIGGTYATPVINHPEVAILGMYKIDEKAVVKDGQLKAIKVQNFTMTADHRLIDGAVAARFLASFIGRIENPGKLLVEMI; this is encoded by the coding sequence ATGGCAACAGATGTAAAACTGCCCGAACTTGGCGAAGGCGTCTCTGAAGGTGAATTAGTTCAATGGTTAGTAAAGCCGGGTGACTCTGTAAAAGCAGATCAACCGATTGCTGAAGTTCTGACTGACAAAGCAACTGTCGAAGTTCCGACTCCGGTAGCTGGCGTTGTGAAAGAAGTTAAATTTAAAGCTGGTGATGTGATCACTGTAGGCTCTACGATGATTACTCTTGATGGCGCCGCTCCTGCGAAAGCAGCCGCAGCCGCAGCCGCAGCTCCAGCTCCTGCAGCCACGACTTCTACTCCAGCACCTGCTGCACCAGCAGCGGCAAACGGAAAAGCTCAAGACATCAAACTTCCTGAATTGGGCGAGGGTGTTTCTGAAGGTGAACTTGTAAACTGGTTAGTAAAACCAGGTGACTCTGTAAAAGCAGATCAACCCATTGCTGAAGTTCTAACGGATAAAGCAACTGTTGAGGTTCCAACTCCTGTTGCTGGAACTGTTAAAGACCTTATGTTCAAATCAGGTGATGTTATTAAAGTAGGCTCTACGATGATCACTTTGATCGGTGGTGGTTCTGCTCCAGCAGCAACAGCTCCTGCAGCCCCAGCCCCAGCGCCAGTAGCAGCGACTCCTGCGGCAATAGCTCCGGTAGCGGCTTCGACATCGACTGCAACATCTGGTATTTTCCCACCAGTTGCTGATTCGAAAGTTTTAGCAACTCCAGCTACTCGCAGACTTGCTCGCGAGATCGGTGTTGATATCAATGCTCTTAGCGGCACAGGCCTTGCGGGTCGCGTGACTCGTGAAGATGTTCTTGCAGCTCAAGGTAAAGCTCCGGCGAAAGCAGCAGCTCCAGCAGCGGCAGCTAGCATGACTATTCCTAAACCTGCTTACACAGGCCCAGTTGGTGCTGCTGAAAACAGAGTTCCACTTATCGGTATCCGTAAGCGTATTGCTGAAAACATGCAGCGCTCTAAGCACGTGATTCCACACTTCACAATTATGGATGAAGCAAAAGTGGACTCTTTAGTTGCGATGAGAGAATCACTTAAAGAGCACGCTGAAAAACATGGAACAAAAATCACTTATCTTCCAATCGTTATCAAAGCGATGGTTGCAACTATTCGTGAGTTCCCAATGTTCAACGCGTCTATCGACGATGCTGCGGGTGAAATCGTTTACAAAAACTACTTCAACATCGGCTTTGCAGCGGACACTCCAAACGGACTTGTTGTTCCTGTGATCAAAGATGCTGACAGAAAGAACATCTTAGAAATTTCTAAAGAGATTCTAGATCTTTCTAAGCGTGCGCGTGATGGTAAGTTGAAACCAGACGAAATGAAGGGTGCAACTATCACTGTTACAAACATCGGTTCTATCGGCGGAACATACGCAACTCCTGTGATCAATCACCCTGAAGTTGCAATTCTTGGAATGTATAAAATCGACGAAAAAGCAGTTGTTAAAGATGGCCAATTAAAAGCTATCAAAGTTCAAAACTTCACAATGACTGCAGACCACAGATTAATTGATGGTGCGGTAGCAGCTCGCTTCCTAGCTTCATTCATCGGTCGCATCGAGAATCCAGGTAAACTTTTAGTGGAGATGATTTAA
- a CDS encoding sugar fermentation stimulation protein (COG1489 DNA-binding protein, stimulates sugar fermentation), with product MLKTLLSPLRIGMNGALKKCKGKRAEVSSLRRPAELPAKGEGMEYSTKLLAGTFLKRYKRFFADIELNGEVVVAHVPNTGSMKGLNIAGRPCLISPSNNPERKLKFTLEMVQAETGAWVGVNTSTPNALVKEAIEGSIAQQDSKFPRWSTFHSVKPEFKISAATRLDFALQQEGKDNKHFIEVKNVTLAEDGIAKFPDAVSERAQKHVQELMDLVDQGHTAELVFTVQRNDCQWFAPADDIDPKYGELLRQAHQKGVVISPLVVHLSDASAMLSNEILPLKL from the coding sequence ATGTTAAAAACCTTGCTAAGCCCCCTAAGAATTGGAATGAACGGAGCATTGAAAAAATGTAAGGGCAAGAGGGCAGAGGTCAGCTCACTTCGCAGGCCTGCTGAATTACCAGCAAAAGGGGAGGGTATGGAATATTCAACAAAGCTGTTAGCGGGAACTTTTCTGAAACGCTATAAAAGGTTCTTTGCAGACATTGAACTCAATGGAGAAGTTGTTGTCGCCCATGTTCCGAACACAGGCAGCATGAAGGGGCTTAATATAGCAGGACGCCCTTGTCTTATTTCTCCGAGTAATAATCCGGAAAGAAAATTGAAATTTACTCTAGAGATGGTTCAAGCTGAAACAGGAGCTTGGGTTGGCGTGAATACATCGACTCCCAACGCGCTTGTCAAAGAAGCGATCGAAGGGTCGATTGCGCAGCAAGATTCAAAATTCCCTCGTTGGTCGACCTTTCATTCCGTGAAACCTGAATTTAAAATCAGTGCTGCCACTCGTTTGGATTTTGCCCTTCAGCAAGAGGGTAAAGACAACAAGCACTTTATCGAAGTCAAGAATGTGACTCTAGCAGAAGATGGTATTGCGAAGTTCCCAGATGCGGTCTCTGAGAGAGCGCAAAAGCACGTTCAAGAGCTGATGGATTTAGTGGATCAAGGGCACACGGCCGAACTTGTCTTTACGGTTCAGCGCAATGACTGTCAGTGGTTTGCACCGGCCGACGATATTGATCCCAAATATGGCGAACTTCTACGTCAAGCGCATCAAAAGGGAGTCGTTATTTCTCCGTTAGTTGTGCATTTGTCAGACGCTTCGGCGATGCTCTCTAATGAGATACTTCCTTTGAAGCTTTAG
- a CDS encoding disulfide interchange protein (COG1651 Protein-disulfide isomerase), with amino-acid sequence MKALKLFGISAIALTLVNCAPSAKQLKEAVEKDPSIVFAAIEKDPEQFIEVVNKAAQNAQRKAQEKAVEDEGKKRDEEFANPLVPAVEEGRVIFGPKDAKITIIEYSDFECPYCARGHATVEEVMKAYPKDVRVVFKHLPLDFHPLAMPASRYFEAIAMQDSAKAKKFYDLVFENQGDLRTKKEGALKDFAKRAGADMKKLEKDLNSEEITKRIEADMEEARKFNFSGTPGFLINGVSLRGAYPFSEFKEIIDRHLSK; translated from the coding sequence TTGAAAGCACTAAAATTATTTGGCATCAGCGCTATTGCCCTGACTCTTGTTAACTGCGCACCTTCTGCAAAACAACTTAAAGAAGCTGTTGAAAAAGATCCAAGCATCGTTTTTGCGGCAATTGAAAAAGATCCAGAGCAGTTCATTGAAGTTGTTAACAAAGCAGCTCAGAACGCTCAACGTAAAGCTCAAGAAAAAGCAGTTGAAGACGAAGGTAAAAAACGCGACGAAGAATTCGCAAACCCACTAGTTCCTGCTGTTGAAGAAGGCCGTGTTATCTTTGGTCCAAAAGACGCAAAAATCACGATCATTGAATACTCTGACTTCGAGTGCCCATACTGTGCTCGTGGCCATGCTACAGTTGAAGAAGTGATGAAAGCTTACCCTAAAGATGTACGCGTTGTATTCAAACACTTACCTCTTGATTTCCATCCACTTGCAATGCCTGCTTCAAGATACTTCGAAGCAATCGCTATGCAAGATTCAGCTAAAGCTAAGAAATTCTATGACCTAGTGTTCGAAAACCAAGGTGACCTTAGAACTAAAAAAGAAGGCGCTTTGAAAGACTTCGCTAAACGCGCAGGTGCGGACATGAAGAAGTTAGAAAAAGATCTTAACAGCGAAGAAATCACTAAGCGCATTGAAGCTGACATGGAAGAAGCTCGTAAGTTCAACTTCTCTGGTACCCCAGGCTTCTTGATCAATGGTGTTTCACTTCGCGGTGCATACCCATTCTCTGAGTTCAAAGAGATCATCGACAGACATCTTTCTAAGTAA
- a CDS encoding anthranilate synthase component II (COG2071 Predicted glutamine amidotransferases), which translates to MDAVKPLLIGLSARIIHKTSEDFEVKGKTIQYLEQNLAHLVGQEGALVVMIPSLESHSILERSDLDVHKYAEALDGLVLQGGVDISPSLYGEEPLEVMSQHRQDPIRDRYEMKLLHAFVQRKKPVLGICRGFQLMNVYSGGTLFQDLPTQRPQEVAHYRSDLYDRLTHDVKFVENGMLQKLYGKDEGKIISIHHQGVKKLGYQLTAEAHSDDGLIEAFSSQVHPFFVGVQWHPEFQQIEGVLSAQPLVEAFIQACHEQRLAPATRLHLTANS; encoded by the coding sequence GTGGACGCAGTAAAGCCTCTTCTCATAGGCCTTTCAGCTCGGATTATCCATAAGACTTCCGAGGACTTTGAGGTTAAAGGGAAAACCATTCAGTACTTAGAGCAGAATCTTGCCCATCTCGTGGGCCAAGAAGGTGCCCTTGTTGTGATGATCCCATCACTTGAGTCCCACTCCATCCTTGAGCGCAGTGATCTTGATGTGCATAAATATGCCGAAGCCCTTGATGGACTTGTCCTCCAAGGTGGCGTCGATATCTCTCCATCACTTTATGGTGAAGAGCCCTTAGAAGTGATGTCTCAACATCGCCAAGACCCTATTCGAGATCGCTACGAAATGAAGCTCTTGCATGCCTTCGTGCAGAGAAAGAAACCTGTCCTCGGAATCTGTCGCGGCTTTCAACTGATGAATGTCTACTCTGGGGGGACTCTGTTTCAGGACTTACCGACTCAACGCCCTCAAGAGGTCGCGCACTACCGCTCAGATCTATATGATCGCCTAACCCACGATGTGAAGTTTGTTGAAAACGGAATGTTGCAAAAGCTTTACGGCAAAGACGAGGGGAAGATCATTTCCATTCACCATCAAGGTGTTAAAAAATTAGGTTATCAACTCACGGCAGAAGCTCATTCTGACGATGGCCTTATTGAAGCTTTTAGCAGCCAAGTGCACCCGTTTTTCGTAGGCGTTCAATGGCATCCTGAGTTTCAACAAATCGAAGGGGTTTTATCGGCCCAACCGCTGGTTGAAGCCTTTATTCAAGCCTGCCACGAGCAACGTTTAGCTCCGGCGACACGCCTTCATCTGACGGCAAACTCTTAG
- a CDS encoding cytochrome P450-like protein, with translation MFLQGDLQTVFDALYAIGAIDPVLKMDWNEVTKEMMSQPQILSDAFQKINACRGDMNLLVQKLHTMDSRSVNFIAMEVAREFCEFQDRSDLH, from the coding sequence ATGTTTCTTCAAGGTGATTTACAGACAGTATTCGATGCTCTTTATGCAATCGGCGCTATCGATCCAGTTCTTAAAATGGATTGGAATGAAGTTACCAAAGAAATGATGTCTCAGCCTCAAATTTTGAGCGACGCTTTTCAAAAGATCAATGCGTGCAGAGGAGATATGAATCTTCTGGTGCAAAAGCTTCACACTATGGACTCTAGGTCTGTGAACTTTATCGCCATGGAGGTTGCGCGTGAGTTTTGTGAATTCCAAGATCGTTCAGACTTGCATTAA
- a CDS encoding putative inosine-5'-monophosphate dehydrogenase protein (COG0517 FOG: CBS domain): MLVRDIMHKKAKVINFQDSVEAAAKLMVSEDCGSIPVEKDDRMIGMLTDRDIAIRVVAKGKDPKKTKVQDVMSEGINYCFEEDSLDEASTKMSGKKHRRLPVINKERRLVGMLSLGDIARKDQAAKVSGDILTHVSQ; encoded by the coding sequence ATGTTAGTCAGAGATATCATGCACAAAAAAGCCAAAGTCATTAACTTCCAAGACTCTGTGGAGGCTGCTGCAAAGTTAATGGTTTCCGAAGATTGCGGCTCAATCCCCGTAGAAAAAGACGATCGAATGATTGGAATGCTGACCGATAGAGACATCGCCATTCGCGTTGTTGCTAAAGGCAAAGACCCCAAGAAAACAAAAGTGCAAGATGTGATGAGTGAGGGGATCAATTATTGTTTTGAAGAAGACAGTCTGGACGAAGCCTCTACTAAAATGTCTGGTAAAAAGCACCGCCGTCTTCCGGTCATTAACAAAGAACGCCGCCTGGTTGGCATGTTGAGCCTGGGCGACATTGCCCGTAAGGACCAAGCTGCGAAAGTCAGCGGAGATATTCTGACTCACGTGTCTCAATAA
- a CDS encoding TonB dependent receptor (COG4772 Outer membrane receptor for Fe3+-dicitrate), whose protein sequence is MSSSVFKSIVLLSIFGLNFQAEAISETSKTSELGAVKIIGSSEEELTQPSSAHFIDKEKLELQQQSDVNRVLKQVPGVYVREEDGFGLRPNIGLRGTHPDRSKKIVILEDGILIGPAPYSAPAAYYTPFMSKIESLEVFKGVASVPFGPNSIGGAINYITRSIPRSDNNEIELGYGSFNTQKYRANVARVFESGGVMFEGTHMQNDGFKKLTSGADTGFSKNDFLLKGEYFLDEARKQSLHVKIGYATEVSNETYLGLTMEDFDKDPFHRYAASELDKMDWQHEQYQISYKNQISDSWGLWTTLYHHKFHRDWRRFDGLTGITQTINDVLLNDTPTNLGLRDILRGNADSTGNDVIVLNNNRYYFSQGVQLGSFSVHPVGDWVHQLSAGLRFHEDQIKRAHLSNEYAMTAGHLVRTSKPTDELTHNRDNTKSVAVTLSDDMILDSVGKMKSLKVTTSVRFENLTYVEEDLKTGATKEGSESFIVPGVGVLQQIDDQWSVFVGINRGYSIIGPGQNMSQKPEESINYELGTRYSNAEHEFFAEAIGFFNDYQNIKDTCSFSSGCGTSSVDQSFDGGQAQIRGLEFRAQKGLQYQAVYFPVGVSATYTKAEFKNSFTSNNEVWGKGNVHSGDPMPYVPEMQYSLNIGAQYKKFVHETTLTWTGKMYNEAVSTDRREIPSYGVVDMNFRYNYSDAGAVFARFDNVLDRNYVVSLKPYGARPGKPQSVLLGIKHHF, encoded by the coding sequence ATGAGCTCCTCTGTTTTTAAATCAATTGTGTTACTTTCAATCTTCGGCCTGAACTTTCAGGCCGAAGCCATTTCTGAAACCTCAAAAACGTCTGAGTTAGGTGCCGTAAAAATCATCGGTAGTTCTGAAGAAGAACTGACTCAACCAAGCTCTGCTCACTTCATCGATAAAGAGAAACTCGAGCTGCAACAGCAAAGTGACGTCAACCGCGTCTTGAAGCAAGTTCCAGGTGTCTACGTGCGCGAGGAAGACGGCTTTGGCCTTCGACCTAATATTGGACTTCGCGGAACTCATCCAGATCGCAGTAAAAAAATTGTGATCTTGGAAGATGGGATCTTAATCGGCCCCGCTCCTTACTCAGCTCCGGCGGCCTATTACACTCCGTTTATGAGCAAGATTGAGTCTTTGGAGGTTTTCAAAGGCGTGGCCTCTGTCCCCTTCGGTCCGAACTCTATCGGTGGAGCTATTAACTACATCACTCGCAGTATTCCACGCTCTGATAACAACGAAATTGAACTTGGCTACGGAAGCTTCAACACTCAGAAGTACCGTGCAAACGTTGCACGCGTTTTTGAATCTGGCGGAGTCATGTTCGAAGGCACCCATATGCAAAACGATGGGTTCAAGAAACTGACTTCAGGTGCTGACACTGGTTTTTCTAAAAATGATTTTCTTTTAAAAGGAGAATACTTTTTAGACGAAGCTCGTAAGCAGAGCCTTCATGTTAAGATCGGATACGCGACCGAAGTTTCCAATGAGACTTATCTTGGTCTGACCATGGAAGATTTTGATAAAGATCCATTCCATCGCTATGCCGCTTCAGAGTTAGATAAAATGGACTGGCAACATGAACAGTATCAGATCTCTTATAAAAATCAGATCTCTGACAGCTGGGGTCTGTGGACGACACTTTATCATCATAAGTTTCACCGTGACTGGAGAAGGTTTGATGGGCTGACAGGAATCACTCAAACAATCAATGATGTGCTTCTCAATGACACTCCTACAAATCTCGGCTTAAGAGATATCTTAAGAGGAAATGCAGACTCAACAGGCAATGATGTAATTGTTTTGAACAACAATCGTTACTACTTCAGCCAAGGCGTGCAGCTAGGATCTTTCTCGGTTCACCCAGTGGGTGATTGGGTTCATCAACTGAGTGCAGGTCTACGCTTTCACGAAGACCAGATCAAGCGCGCTCACTTAAGCAATGAATACGCAATGACGGCGGGGCATCTTGTTCGCACCTCTAAGCCAACAGATGAGCTCACTCACAACCGAGACAATACCAAGTCTGTGGCTGTGACTCTTTCTGACGACATGATTTTAGACTCTGTCGGCAAAATGAAAAGCCTTAAAGTAACGACCTCTGTGCGTTTTGAGAATCTGACCTATGTGGAAGAGGATTTAAAAACAGGAGCCACGAAAGAGGGCTCAGAGAGTTTCATCGTTCCTGGAGTGGGCGTACTTCAACAAATTGACGATCAGTGGTCTGTCTTTGTCGGGATTAATCGTGGTTACTCCATCATTGGCCCAGGACAGAACATGAGCCAGAAGCCCGAGGAGAGCATCAACTACGAGCTTGGCACAAGATATTCAAATGCTGAGCATGAGTTCTTTGCCGAAGCCATTGGGTTCTTTAATGACTATCAAAACATTAAAGATACTTGTTCTTTCTCTTCAGGTTGCGGAACCTCTTCAGTGGATCAAAGCTTCGACGGTGGTCAGGCGCAGATTCGTGGCCTAGAGTTTCGCGCGCAAAAGGGTTTGCAGTATCAAGCTGTCTACTTCCCTGTTGGCGTCAGCGCGACTTATACCAAAGCTGAATTTAAAAATTCCTTCACATCGAACAATGAAGTTTGGGGTAAAGGCAATGTTCACTCTGGGGACCCAATGCCTTACGTTCCTGAGATGCAATACAGTTTGAATATCGGCGCACAATACAAAAAATTTGTGCACGAAACGACACTGACTTGGACTGGGAAAATGTACAACGAGGCCGTATCTACAGACCGTCGTGAAATTCCATCGTACGGAGTTGTTGATATGAACTTCCGCTATAACTATAGCGATGCAGGGGCGGTCTTTGCGCGTTTTGATAACGTCCTTGATAGAAACTATGTTGTTTCTTTAAAGCCTTACGGCGCTCGTCCTGGGAAACCACAAAGTGTGCTCTTAGGAATTAAGCATCACTTCTAA
- a CDS encoding extracellular solute-binding protein (COG1840 ABC-type Fe3+ transport system, periplasmic component): MKLLLASMVVLAGLSAKAETLTIYTDRPTERLQPLADKFKAEKGVEVVIVEKGYDDLANQIEADGAATPADLLFTKDIVYLSDMTKRGLLQPLSDVKVQNSVIPAMRDPNNNWVAVTFRARTMVYDPSRVDASELSDYEDLADAKWAGRICLRGSRGTYNVALIASFIHHKGETAAKNIMAGILDNMAADVFPNDIAMMNAIANGVCDVGISNTYYLGQVLAQNPNFPIKPFFANQNTTGVHVNGSGIGIVKHSKKAALAQEFIALLLTKEAQLHLSSGHMDYPAAVGVTPNTLIADWGTFKVDATNWSIIGDNVPAAKQIIKELDYK, from the coding sequence ATGAAACTATTATTAGCTTCAATGGTTGTTCTTGCCGGTCTTTCTGCAAAAGCAGAAACGTTAACAATCTACACAGATCGCCCAACAGAGCGTCTTCAACCTCTTGCTGACAAATTCAAAGCTGAAAAAGGCGTTGAAGTTGTTATCGTTGAAAAAGGTTATGACGATCTTGCTAATCAAATCGAAGCTGATGGAGCTGCAACTCCTGCAGATCTTCTTTTCACTAAAGACATCGTTTATCTTTCTGACATGACTAAGCGTGGTCTTCTTCAGCCATTGAGCGATGTAAAAGTTCAAAACAGTGTTATCCCAGCTATGCGTGATCCAAATAATAACTGGGTCGCTGTAACTTTCAGAGCCCGCACAATGGTTTACGATCCATCTCGCGTAGATGCTTCTGAACTTTCTGACTATGAAGATCTTGCGGATGCTAAATGGGCCGGCCGTATTTGCCTACGTGGTTCACGCGGTACTTACAACGTAGCTTTAATTGCTAGTTTCATTCACCACAAAGGTGAAACTGCTGCTAAAAACATCATGGCGGGTATCCTTGATAATATGGCGGCTGATGTATTCCCGAATGACATTGCTATGATGAATGCGATTGCAAACGGTGTGTGTGACGTGGGTATTTCTAACACATACTACTTGGGTCAAGTTCTTGCACAAAACCCGAATTTCCCAATCAAGCCATTCTTTGCAAACCAAAACACAACAGGTGTGCACGTAAATGGTTCTGGTATTGGTATCGTAAAGCACTCTAAGAAAGCTGCTCTAGCTCAAGAGTTCATCGCTTTACTATTAACTAAAGAAGCTCAACTTCATTTATCTTCAGGTCACATGGACTACCCTGCTGCTGTAGGTGTTACTCCAAATACATTGATCGCTGACTGGGGAACTTTTAAAGTTGACGCTACTAACTGGTCAATCATTGGCGACAATGTTCCAGCTGCTAAGCAAATCATTAAGGAACTTGATTATAAATAA